In a single window of the Heliangelus exortis chromosome 1, bHelExo1.hap1, whole genome shotgun sequence genome:
- the LOC139799672 gene encoding protein SPT2 homolog: MGIFKTSSPDYGLSPSMFVKQLSRISDIVHVKQLRKSWKKSKSKKMRKAKPEQQSDSAPLTASTQEEAGEEEPLLKLETWARKKMSNRELQAPKTPKELILSLPRIESVSLGDSPSYRSGESNWEPWAPKGTKGLPATLPRIKRIPSSDSLNSQSEDSHWETGTTKTSEELPLSMPHIERFNSCDTLGSEAGESNSKHQAAPYFKDYFESLPSQHPPQTNTFSMASKEGPMDVTASRGSPAATEAITTGKVIPTLSDNIPATQASTKQLCKELMPGLAKGQGADGACNGTFPGQPSLPCNPTDSGSGSLRGVKRSSSTKPGSSTATGLDRSTPLETRSQRQIGSSDPIGDRWTTIRPALRQQMNSRAGIPTRTSPGLILSSQSGESNSEHQATPYFKDYFKSLPSQHALQTNSFCMESSESAGTEEAGAGPQAEGERGRVHHGCDGVPWNSPAAEATITGKLVQKLS, encoded by the exons ATGGGGATCTTCAAGACCTCCAGCCCAGATTACGGGCTCTCACCATCAATGTTTgtgaagcagctcagcaggatTTCTGACATTGTGCATGTCAAGCAGCTCAGG AAATCATGGAAGAAGTCAAAGAGTAAGAAGATGAGAAAAGCCaaaccagagcagcagagcG ATTCCGCCCCCTTGACAGCTTCCACCCaggaagaggcaggagaggaggaaccTCTGCTGAAACTGGAGACTTG ggcCAGAAAAAAGATGTCTAACAGGGAGCTGCAGGCCCCGAAGACCCCCAAGGAGCTCATTCTCTCCCTGCCCCGCATTGAGAGTGTTAGCTTGGGTGACAGCCCAAGCTACCGCTCAGGGGAGTCAAATTGGGAGCCATGGGCACCCAAGGGCACCAAGGGGCTCCCTGCCACCCTGCCCCGCATTAAGAGAATTCCCTCCTCTGACAGCCTCAACTCCCAGTCAGAGGACTCACACTGGGAAACTGGGACCACAAAGACCTCAGAGGAGCTCCCTCTCTCCATGCCCCACATTGAGAGGTTTAACTCCTGTGACACCCTGGGCTCCGAGGCAGGGGAATCAAACAGCAAGCATCAAGCCGCACCGTACTTCAAGGACTATTTCGAatccctgccctcccagcaccccccgCAGACTAACACATTCTCCATGGCATCCAAGGAGGGCCCAATGGATGTGACAGCATCCCGTGGAAGTCCCGCAGCTACAGAAGCAATAACCACAGGGAAGGTCATCCCAACCCTCTCAGATAACATCCCAGCTACGCAGGCCTCCACGAAGCAGCTCTGCAAGGAGCTGATGCCTGGGCTGGCCAAAGGACAAGGGGCAGATGGGGCCTGTAATGGgaccttccctgggcagccctccctcccctgcaaCCCCACAGACTCAGGCAGCGGAAGCCTCAGGGGAGTGAAGAGAAGCAGCTCCACcaagccaggcagcagcacagccacagggCTGGACAGGAGCACCCCGCTGGAGACCAGGAGCCAGAGACAG ATTGGAAGCAGTGATCCCATAGGAGATCGCTGGACAACCATTCGCCCAGCTTTAAGGCAGCAGATGAATTCCAGGGCTGGGATCCCCACCAGGACATCCCCTGGACTCAT CCTGAGCTCCCAGTCAGGGGAATCAAACAGCGAGCATCAAGCCACGCCATACTTCAAGGACTATTTCAAatccctgccctcccagcacGCCCTGCAGACTAACAGCTTCTGCATGGAGTCCAGTGAATCTGCTGGCACGGAAGAAGCAGGAGCAGGTCCCCAGGCAGAGGGGGAACGGGGCAGAGTGCACCATGGATGTGACGGCGTCCCATGGAATTCCCCAGCTGCAGAAGCAACAATCACAGGGAAGCTCGTCCAGAAGCTCTCATGA